A single Acidobacteriota bacterium DNA region contains:
- a CDS encoding ATP-binding protein, producing the protein MNETEKIEFKKSVGEWKEIVETVSAFSNTNGGEIFVGVSDSGNVVGIKVGKDTIENLTSKIINNTDPKVYPEVSFEKKENRNVLVIDVKEASDKLVLAFGRPFKRLGKSTVRMSKDEYENAIIEKHKEEFRFDNQICKNAGLQHINKIKFKTFLKTARIERGLDISPNVPLSEALMRLNLLKDGNLTNSAILLFGKNPQNFFIQAEVKCVRFKGTTVTGMIIDMKDIGGNLIEQIVETEKFIFNHISLTSWIEDGKIERQERWEYPPKAIREALVNAIAHRDYRSTSKVQVRIFDDRIEFWNPGKLPEGWTVEKLKEKHESRPFNPLIAKAFFWIKYIEEVGTGTNKIIDWCKEWNLPEPDFEYTGTSIVVTLRKSKLAEEYLASLDLNERQRKAINYIIEQGNIDRKIYCNIGNIKKSLASKELSEMVEKGILNVEGKGKATRYLLQIK; encoded by the coding sequence ATGAATGAAACAGAAAAGATTGAGTTTAAAAAGTCAGTAGGGGAGTGGAAAGAAATTGTAGAAACGGTCTCAGCATTTTCTAACACAAATGGAGGGGAAATCTTTGTAGGAGTATCAGATTCAGGAAATGTAGTTGGTATAAAAGTTGGCAAAGATACTATTGAAAATCTAACAAGCAAGATTATTAACAATACAGACCCAAAAGTTTATCCAGAAGTTTCCTTTGAGAAGAAAGAAAATAGAAATGTTTTAGTTATAGATGTTAAAGAAGCATCTGATAAACTGGTATTAGCCTTTGGAAGACCATTTAAAAGACTTGGTAAATCTACTGTCCGAATGTCAAAAGACGAATACGAAAACGCAATTATTGAAAAGCACAAAGAAGAATTTCGTTTTGATAATCAAATCTGCAAAAACGCTGGCTTGCAACACATTAATAAGATTAAATTTAAAACTTTTTTGAAAACAGCTCGTATTGAAAGAGGACTCGATATAAGTCCGAATGTTCCGTTGAGTGAAGCTCTGATGCGTTTGAATCTTCTAAAGGATGGTAATCTGACAAATTCAGCTATATTATTGTTTGGCAAAAATCCTCAAAACTTTTTTATTCAAGCAGAAGTTAAATGTGTTCGATTTAAAGGTACTACCGTCACAGGCATGATAATTGATATGAAAGATATTGGTGGAAATTTGATTGAACAAATAGTTGAAACAGAAAAATTTATATTTAATCACATTTCTCTAACTTCCTGGATTGAAGACGGTAAAATTGAGAGGCAAGAGAGATGGGAATATCCTCCAAAAGCAATAAGAGAGGCACTTGTTAATGCTATCGCCCATCGTGATTATCGCTCTACATCCAAGGTGCAGGTGAGAATCTTTGATGATAGAATAGAATTCTGGAATCCGGGAAAACTGCCAGAAGGTTGGACAGTGGAGAAGTTAAAAGAAAAACATGAATCAAGACCTTTTAATCCACTTATAGCAAAAGCATTTTTCTGGATCAAATACATAGAAGAGGTTGGCACAGGAACAAACAAGATAATTGATTGGTGCAAAGAGTGGAACCTGCCTGAGCCAGATTTTGAATATACAGGCACAAGTATTGTAGTTACTCTTAGGAAATCGAAATTGGCAGAGGAATATTTGGCATCTTTAGATTTAAATGAAAGGCAAAGAAAAGCAATTAACTATATTATAGAACAGGGTAATATTGATAGAAAAATTTATTGTAACATTGGCAACATTAAAAAAAGTTTGGCTTCTAAAGAATTGAGTGAAATGGTAGAAAAAGGTATACTCAATGTAGAA